A region of Paenibacillus sp. 37 DNA encodes the following proteins:
- a CDS encoding DUF2339 domain-containing protein has product MKEFKERLGQVQEQQKQLAKEYHALLQEYQSDDLIVQNEQLQEQYEAHKLKLQQLELRSRKMEEENARLRMALSEQMLDEKLNLIRVSREKMETYFQGKTAVHNDRIASHEHRTKSSLNALYNQAAQELQEDSHEVKERIAYLAAEVNERIESHKRAVQEREEALRGHMERGYEQMAEEGLSEETIQRRIKQNRMEMKIGLSWINKVAILLLILGVGAAFQYSYSTWFNDEMKSGAFFLLGALMLAGGEWLFRRKKQTFAMGLLGGGISVLFGSIFYSYFLLHIIGLYTGLALSVLVSAISVLLSLRYQSKTICSLGLVGGYLPLFSYMFSFGLEGTAVYVAMIYLLLLNGIIVFISFGKRWPVVHYISFLFNTPSMLILLWLSPSEKIGMLYSIVTFALYLGITLAYPFKHRMKLTWWDFALLAMNTTISCLMLYVLFDVADWNDAQGLLALIFCLVYLGLARFVQRNMAQEKQTILLFYITSLTFAILIIPFQFGAKWLSMGWLIEGVLLVTLGHLKRLKSVERAGWGIVLLCLITFVYYDLLALFFIGERSYFMLKYSSITLGTLLITLYYAWAVHSSSSARERFNYSPLELGFLNGFKYVTLANLWLYVLYESNELYTRAVDGTFLLYMFYKLLMFAALTIALAYGLSKVKLLRDPYVQMYTTFLHAIGCCIALAVTLTMPALQPEVQQHTAAEIVGLLVLIIFNVGVFFAGRDLLIAGIRGQFKSIEWYPVIAGVYLLGVITVFLTIQFQWGDVGLMFSLIYLLLAILYIAYGFRRKYVMIRRLGLGLTLFATGKMVFYDVGMLTSGSKIFAYFSFGVLLLGISYLYQKVSSRMEEIHSRETAKPDDEPTMPEDEQD; this is encoded by the coding sequence ATGAAGGAGTTTAAGGAACGGCTTGGGCAGGTTCAGGAGCAGCAGAAACAGCTGGCGAAGGAGTATCATGCCCTGCTCCAGGAATACCAATCCGATGATCTGATCGTTCAGAATGAACAGTTACAGGAACAGTATGAAGCTCACAAACTCAAGCTGCAACAGCTCGAACTTCGCTCGCGCAAGATGGAAGAAGAGAATGCACGTCTTCGCATGGCGTTATCTGAACAGATGTTGGATGAGAAGCTTAATCTGATCCGGGTATCGCGGGAGAAGATGGAGACGTATTTTCAAGGAAAAACAGCGGTACATAACGATCGAATTGCATCTCATGAACATCGAACCAAATCCAGCCTGAACGCGCTGTACAACCAGGCAGCACAGGAGTTGCAAGAGGATTCACACGAGGTGAAGGAAAGGATTGCTTACCTTGCGGCAGAGGTGAATGAGCGTATTGAATCGCACAAGCGGGCCGTACAGGAGAGAGAAGAGGCTCTGCGTGGGCACATGGAGCGTGGATATGAGCAGATGGCGGAGGAGGGATTAAGCGAAGAGACTATTCAACGCCGGATCAAGCAGAATCGCATGGAGATGAAGATTGGACTCAGCTGGATCAACAAAGTAGCCATCCTGCTCCTCATTCTGGGGGTTGGAGCAGCGTTCCAATACTCGTACTCGACCTGGTTTAATGACGAGATGAAGAGCGGAGCCTTTTTCCTGCTTGGTGCTCTGATGCTTGCTGGAGGAGAGTGGCTGTTCCGCCGTAAAAAGCAGACGTTTGCGATGGGCCTGCTTGGCGGTGGGATCTCCGTCTTGTTCGGGTCCATCTTCTATAGTTACTTTTTGCTGCATATTATCGGGTTATATACGGGACTTGCCCTGTCTGTATTGGTTTCGGCAATCTCCGTATTGTTGTCCCTAAGGTATCAGTCGAAGACCATATGTTCATTGGGTCTGGTAGGCGGATATCTTCCGCTATTCTCCTATATGTTCTCGTTCGGACTTGAGGGCACTGCTGTCTATGTAGCCATGATCTATCTGCTGCTCTTGAACGGCATTATTGTGTTCATTTCGTTTGGCAAACGGTGGCCGGTAGTGCACTATATCAGTTTCCTGTTCAACACACCATCCATGCTTATCCTCTTGTGGCTGTCGCCAAGTGAGAAGATTGGCATGTTGTATTCCATTGTGACGTTTGCATTATATCTGGGCATTACACTGGCATATCCGTTCAAACATCGGATGAAGTTAACCTGGTGGGATTTCGCTCTGCTGGCTATGAATACGACCATCAGTTGCCTGATGTTATACGTGTTATTTGATGTGGCGGATTGGAATGATGCTCAGGGCTTGTTGGCATTAATCTTCTGCCTGGTATATCTTGGTCTCGCACGATTCGTTCAGCGCAATATGGCTCAGGAGAAACAGACCATTCTGCTCTTCTATATCACTTCCCTGACCTTTGCCATTCTGATTATTCCGTTCCAGTTCGGGGCCAAGTGGTTATCGATGGGCTGGTTAATTGAAGGGGTTCTGCTGGTTACGCTTGGACATCTGAAACGGCTCAAATCGGTGGAACGTGCCGGATGGGGCATTGTGCTTCTATGTCTAATCACTTTCGTGTACTATGACCTGCTGGCGCTATTCTTCATCGGGGAACGTTCTTACTTCATGTTAAAATACTCCAGCATTACGCTGGGTACCCTGCTGATTACACTGTATTATGCCTGGGCAGTTCACAGCAGCTCATCTGCCAGGGAGAGATTCAACTACAGCCCGCTGGAGCTGGGCTTCCTGAACGGATTCAAGTATGTGACACTCGCCAATCTGTGGTTATACGTGCTGTATGAATCGAATGAATTGTATACCAGAGCTGTGGATGGGACGTTCCTGTTATACATGTTCTACAAGCTGCTCATGTTTGCAGCGCTGACCATTGCATTGGCCTATGGATTGAGCAAAGTGAAGTTGTTGCGTGATCCATACGTACAGATGTATACCACTTTCCTGCATGCCATTGGTTGCTGTATTGCACTGGCTGTCACCTTAACCATGCCAGCGCTTCAGCCGGAAGTTCAGCAGCATACAGCGGCAGAGATTGTTGGTTTGCTGGTGCTAATTATCTTTAACGTAGGGGTATTCTTTGCAGGAAGGGATCTGCTGATTGCAGGCATCCGCGGGCAGTTCAAGAGCATTGAATGGTACCCGGTTATCGCAGGGGTATATCTGCTAGGGGTCATCACCGTATTCCTGACGATCCAGTTCCAGTGGGGTGATGTGGGGCTGATGTTCAGCCTGATCTATCTGCTGCTCGCGATTCTCTATATTGCCTATGGATTCCGTAGAAAATATGTCATGATTCGGCGTCTGGGCCTTGGCCTAACGTTGTTCGCTACGGGTAAGATGGTGTTCTATGATGTGGGGATGCTAACCTCGGGCAGCAAAATCTTTGCCTACTTCAGCTTCGGTGTGTTGCTGCTGGGCATCTCTTACCTGTATCAGAAGGTGTCGAGTCGGATGGAGGAAATACATTCCAGAGAGACAGCGAAGCCTGACGACGAACCGACTATGCCGGAGGATGAACAAGATTGA
- a CDS encoding LCP family protein has translation MMENSAAHLTRRKPKKPKKKWKKPLIITLSVLLVLGGLGFIYQKQLVVFAFNLFASATVKEALDDSFVPAGDKDAPVVEHTDPFSLLLLGIDQRDNEPSRSDTIIYSVVRPEDNKVLLLSIPRDSYTEIVGRDVKSKINSAYAHGEAKMAMDTVENLLGNKVDFYAAINFNGLKDIVDAVGGVELPIKKNIENKLKIHEKLFVEANKPIYSGEEALGYVRYREDSDFNRTMRHRIFLSAFMNRALEVKNLTKIPDVIQIAGSNFTTNMTSDFIVKFAESLYMKDSIPTISNYMLKGEGATRSGTWYYDLSEDDLQYVRGMIASWLDPDATEIIEPESADQSETSDAA, from the coding sequence ATGATGGAAAACAGTGCTGCACATTTAACAAGACGGAAGCCGAAGAAACCGAAGAAGAAATGGAAGAAGCCATTGATCATCACCCTAAGTGTGCTGCTTGTGCTCGGAGGACTCGGATTTATCTATCAAAAGCAACTCGTCGTGTTTGCCTTTAATTTGTTCGCTTCAGCTACGGTGAAGGAAGCCTTGGATGACTCCTTTGTACCAGCTGGCGATAAGGATGCCCCTGTCGTGGAACATACCGACCCGTTCTCATTGTTGCTGCTGGGAATTGACCAACGCGATAATGAACCAAGCCGTTCGGATACCATCATCTATTCCGTCGTGCGTCCAGAAGACAATAAAGTGCTGCTGCTGTCCATTCCACGTGATTCCTATACCGAGATTGTCGGCCGGGATGTGAAGTCGAAGATCAACTCAGCATATGCCCACGGTGAAGCCAAGATGGCGATGGATACGGTGGAGAATTTGCTGGGGAACAAAGTGGATTTCTATGCCGCGATTAATTTTAATGGGCTCAAGGATATTGTTGATGCGGTGGGTGGCGTTGAACTGCCGATCAAAAAAAATATTGAGAACAAGCTCAAAATTCATGAGAAGCTGTTTGTTGAAGCGAATAAACCGATCTATAGCGGTGAAGAAGCGCTTGGATATGTGCGTTACCGGGAAGATTCCGATTTCAATCGTACGATGCGTCACCGGATTTTTCTAAGTGCCTTCATGAATCGTGCGCTGGAGGTCAAAAATCTGACCAAGATCCCGGACGTCATCCAGATTGCCGGATCGAATTTTACAACCAACATGACCTCGGACTTTATCGTGAAATTTGCCGAGTCCTTATATATGAAAGATAGCATACCAACGATCAGCAATTACATGCTGAAGGGTGAGGGTGCAACGCGCAGTGGCACATGGTACTACGATCTGTCGGAGGACGATCTGCAGTATGTGCGTGGCATGATCGCCAGTTGGCTGGACCCGGATGCGACTGAGATAATTGAGCCCGAGTCAGCCGACCAATCGGAGACGAGTGATGCGGCCTAA
- a CDS encoding aldo/keto reductase — MEYRRLGNSGLRVSALGLGTNAFGKRADEAASTRIIHAAMDQGINFIDTANIYAGTESERIIGQALTGRRENAVLATKAGLPRHDGPHGRGSSRYHLQQELEHSLRRLQTDYVDLYQIHTFDPHTPLDETLRTLDDMVTSGKVRYIGASNYAAWELMKALGISEQKGYVRYISTQTSYSLADRTPELELVPMCLDQGVGVIPYFPLAGGILTGKYNGQTSVPSGSRADTDPSFNRFLLEHNIQLSEQVSAKAASYGCFPSVLSLAWLLTRPAVSTVIVGATRTEQLEHNLASLDMSLPDELLADLDQISDSFRRREPFASYRID, encoded by the coding sequence ATGGAGTATCGACGTTTGGGCAATAGTGGTTTGCGTGTGTCGGCACTGGGGCTCGGCACCAATGCGTTTGGTAAACGCGCGGATGAAGCAGCTTCTACCCGCATTATTCATGCAGCGATGGATCAGGGCATCAACTTTATCGATACCGCCAATATCTACGCAGGTACGGAATCAGAACGCATCATTGGACAGGCTCTCACAGGTCGTCGGGAAAACGCGGTGCTTGCGACCAAAGCCGGACTTCCCCGGCATGACGGTCCCCATGGGCGGGGTTCCTCCCGCTACCACCTGCAACAAGAGCTGGAACATAGCCTGCGGCGCCTGCAAACGGATTATGTGGATCTGTACCAGATCCATACTTTTGATCCGCATACACCGCTGGATGAGACACTGCGCACACTGGATGATATGGTCACTTCCGGCAAAGTCCGTTACATCGGAGCCTCCAACTACGCAGCCTGGGAGCTGATGAAAGCTTTAGGCATCAGTGAACAGAAAGGTTATGTGCGCTACATCTCCACCCAAACCAGCTACTCTCTGGCAGACCGTACACCCGAGCTTGAACTGGTACCGATGTGTCTCGATCAGGGTGTAGGCGTTATCCCGTATTTCCCGCTGGCAGGTGGTATTCTAACCGGTAAATATAACGGACAGACTAGTGTGCCTTCTGGTTCCAGAGCAGACACCGATCCGTCCTTCAACCGTTTCCTGCTGGAGCATAATATCCAACTGAGTGAACAAGTGAGTGCTAAAGCTGCCTCATATGGATGCTTCCCGAGTGTTCTGTCGCTCGCATGGCTACTGACACGTCCGGCTGTATCTACAGTGATTGTGGGCGCTACACGCACCGAACAGCTGGAACATAATCTGGCTAGTCTGGACATGTCACTGCCCGATGAGCTGTTGGCCGATCTGGACCAGATCAGTGACTCTTTCCGTCGCCGCGAGCCGTTTGCGTCCTATCGAATCGATTGA
- a CDS encoding MarR family winged helix-turn-helix transcriptional regulator, producing MTSSRYKNAQESPGYLLWQVTAMWQKEVRRVLEPLELTQPQFVLLHACLWLNEHDEEGKGVTQVQIAQFAKVDVNVTSQVLRALEKRGLITRARHQTDTRANIITTTEEGTRLAVEGIHLVEESDKAFFETLDERKGEYLEIMQEFLRQKTES from the coding sequence ATGACAAGCTCACGGTATAAAAACGCACAAGAAAGCCCGGGATATCTGTTATGGCAAGTTACAGCCATGTGGCAAAAGGAAGTACGCAGGGTGCTGGAGCCCCTCGAACTGACACAACCTCAATTTGTATTATTGCACGCCTGTTTGTGGCTCAATGAACACGATGAGGAAGGCAAAGGAGTTACTCAGGTTCAAATTGCTCAGTTTGCCAAGGTGGATGTTAACGTGACTTCTCAGGTTCTACGTGCGCTTGAAAAAAGGGGATTAATTACCCGCGCTCGTCATCAGACAGATACGCGTGCCAATATTATTACAACAACGGAAGAGGGAACCCGATTGGCTGTGGAGGGAATTCATCTGGTCGAGGAATCGGACAAGGCATTTTTCGAAACTTTGGATGAACGTAAGGGAGAGTATTTGGAGATTATGCAAGAGTTTCTTCGCCAAAAAACAGAGAGTTGA
- a CDS encoding TIGR00266 family protein, which translates to MNYEILYDGAFAMLKVHLQRGERFKAESGAMVSMTPTVELKGSAEGGMFAGFGRMLSGEKFFFQELTAAGGSAEILLSPSSMGDVEAVELDGSYSLYVQKDGFLAGTEGIQVNTKMQNLKKGLFSGEGFFIIEISGRGTVFLSSYGAIHAINLAAGEEMIVDNAHLVAWPHYVDYRIEKASQGWLSSVTSGEGLVCRFRGEGTILIQSRNPQGFGQWVKQFIPAR; encoded by the coding sequence GTGAACTATGAGATTTTATATGATGGTGCTTTTGCAATGCTCAAGGTACATTTGCAGCGGGGAGAGCGGTTCAAGGCCGAAAGTGGTGCGATGGTATCCATGACGCCTACGGTTGAACTGAAGGGTTCAGCAGAAGGCGGGATGTTTGCCGGGTTCGGTCGGATGCTGAGCGGAGAGAAGTTTTTCTTTCAGGAATTGACGGCTGCGGGTGGGTCGGCAGAGATTCTGCTCTCACCTTCAAGCATGGGTGATGTAGAAGCTGTTGAATTAGACGGTTCCTATTCACTCTATGTGCAGAAAGACGGATTTCTGGCAGGAACCGAGGGCATCCAGGTGAATACCAAAATGCAAAACCTGAAAAAAGGTCTCTTTTCGGGAGAAGGTTTCTTCATTATTGAGATCAGCGGACGTGGAACTGTATTTCTGTCTTCCTATGGTGCCATCCATGCGATTAATCTGGCAGCAGGTGAAGAAATGATCGTGGATAACGCCCATTTGGTGGCATGGCCACATTATGTAGATTACCGTATTGAGAAAGCTTCACAGGGCTGGTTATCCAGTGTTACAAGTGGAGAAGGACTGGTATGTCGGTTCCGGGGTGAAGGAACCATTCTTATACAGAGCCGCAATCCGCAAGGATTCGGACAATGGGTGAAGCAGTTTATCCCTGCGCGCTAA
- a CDS encoding winged helix-turn-helix transcriptional regulator produces the protein MVRKKYNISVEATLEVIGGKWKCVILCHLTHGKRRTSDLKRIMPAITQKMLTQQLRELENDGIVNRIVYNQVPPKVEYELSDYGRSLEPILNALCNWGDQHIVKEYGDKSAVLEDNGLNDFNSDNRELVQP, from the coding sequence ATGGTTAGAAAAAAATATAACATCTCGGTTGAAGCTACCCTAGAAGTGATCGGTGGCAAGTGGAAATGCGTGATTCTTTGCCATCTGACACATGGGAAAAGACGAACCAGTGATCTCAAGCGTATTATGCCCGCAATTACACAGAAAATGTTAACACAGCAACTGAGAGAGCTTGAAAACGACGGAATCGTAAACCGAATCGTATATAATCAGGTCCCTCCCAAAGTAGAATACGAATTGAGTGATTACGGGCGGAGTCTTGAACCAATTCTCAATGCGCTCTGTAATTGGGGAGATCAACATATTGTGAAGGAATACGGAGACAAATCAGCAGTTCTGGAAGACAATGGACTCAACGATTTTAACTCTGACAATAGGGAGCTGGTGCAACCGTGA
- a CDS encoding MFS transporter, with translation MLQDSKRSTWALLALAISAFAIGTTEFISVGLLPLIADDLGISVTSAGLTVTLYALGVTFGAPVLTSLTSTISRKTLLLAIMIVFIAGNTMAALSTGITMLLIARVVSALAHGVFMSIGSTIAADLVPANRRASAIAIMFSGLTIATVTGVPLGTLIGQHWGWRAAFILIVGVGIIAMIGNLILVPSTLKRGTRTAFRDQLKLVTGGRLLLAFAITAVGYGGTFVVFTYLSPLLHDISGYSEKTVAFILLLYGIAIAVGNIIGGRAANRNPLKALFYMFIIQTIILGIMYFTVPFKLAALLTIMGMGLLAFMNVPGLQMYVVTLAERYAPQAKDVASAFNIAAFNAGIAIGAYLGGVINDSIGLIHTTWVGALMVLVAVILTVWAKMLESKDQHASVEMEKASF, from the coding sequence ATGTTACAAGATTCAAAGCGTAGCACGTGGGCACTGCTAGCACTGGCCATTAGTGCATTCGCGATCGGTACCACAGAATTTATCAGCGTTGGGCTACTGCCCCTCATTGCAGATGACCTGGGCATTTCCGTAACTTCAGCGGGACTGACCGTTACTTTATATGCATTGGGCGTTACCTTTGGAGCTCCTGTTCTGACTTCACTGACGTCTACCATATCACGCAAAACGCTATTGCTTGCCATCATGATAGTCTTCATTGCAGGTAACACGATGGCTGCACTATCAACGGGCATCACCATGTTACTCATTGCACGGGTAGTATCCGCTCTGGCACACGGGGTGTTCATGTCCATTGGCTCCACGATTGCAGCCGATCTGGTGCCTGCCAACCGTAGGGCGAGTGCCATTGCCATCATGTTCTCCGGTCTAACCATTGCCACAGTAACCGGTGTACCTCTGGGTACACTTATCGGTCAACATTGGGGCTGGCGCGCTGCATTTATCCTGATTGTTGGGGTTGGCATCATTGCAATGATCGGAAACCTGATACTCGTGCCATCCACGTTGAAGCGAGGAACACGGACGGCATTTCGGGATCAGCTGAAGCTGGTTACAGGTGGACGCTTGCTGCTTGCTTTTGCCATCACTGCTGTTGGGTACGGAGGAACATTTGTTGTGTTTACGTATCTGTCCCCGTTGTTGCATGATATTAGCGGTTATTCCGAGAAAACAGTAGCGTTCATTCTGTTGTTGTACGGAATAGCCATCGCTGTTGGCAACATCATCGGCGGCAGAGCAGCCAATCGCAACCCGCTCAAGGCGCTCTTCTACATGTTCATCATTCAGACCATCATTCTGGGCATCATGTACTTTACGGTCCCATTCAAGTTGGCAGCACTACTTACCATTATGGGTATGGGTCTGCTCGCCTTCATGAATGTGCCTGGTCTTCAGATGTACGTTGTAACCTTGGCTGAACGATATGCACCACAGGCCAAGGATGTAGCCTCAGCCTTTAACATCGCCGCATTTAATGCAGGGATCGCTATAGGTGCCTATTTGGGTGGCGTGATCAATGATTCCATCGGTTTGATTCACACGACATGGGTCGGTGCCTTGATGGTTCTCGTAGCTGTAATCCTGACCGTTTGGGCTAAAATGCTGGAAAGCAAGGATCAACATGCATCAGTCGAAATGGAAAAAGCTTCGTTCTAA
- a CDS encoding aldo/keto reductase yields the protein MTTAQTAQHLQSTVTLHNGVSMPWFGLGVFKVEEGSELIEAVKNAIKHGYRSIDTAAIYGNEAGVGQAIAEALQENNLKREELFVTSKVWNADLGYEETLAAFDTTLNKLGLEYLDLYLIHWPKAGKYKAAWKAIEELYAAGRIKAIGVSNFQIHHLEDLMQDAKVKPMINQVEYHPRLTQVELKAFCEKNGIQLEAWSPLMQGQLLDNPVLTAIASAKGKSVAQVILRWDLQNGVITIPKSTKEQRIIENSSIFDFELSNEEMDQISALNEDVRVGPDPDNFDF from the coding sequence ATGACAACAGCTCAAACCGCACAACATTTACAATCCACAGTAACTCTGCATAACGGTGTTTCTATGCCTTGGTTCGGACTTGGTGTATTTAAGGTAGAAGAAGGATCTGAACTGATTGAAGCCGTGAAAAATGCGATCAAACATGGATACCGCAGCATTGATACTGCTGCAATATACGGCAATGAAGCCGGTGTGGGCCAAGCGATTGCCGAAGCTTTGCAAGAAAACAACCTGAAACGCGAAGAACTGTTTGTTACATCTAAAGTATGGAATGCAGACCTCGGATATGAAGAGACACTTGCTGCTTTTGATACAACCTTGAACAAACTGGGACTGGAATACCTGGACCTGTATCTGATTCACTGGCCTAAGGCCGGCAAATACAAAGCAGCCTGGAAAGCAATCGAGGAACTGTACGCAGCCGGCCGTATTAAGGCCATCGGTGTGAGTAACTTCCAGATTCATCATCTCGAAGACCTGATGCAGGATGCCAAAGTGAAACCGATGATCAATCAAGTGGAATACCACCCTCGCCTGACTCAGGTTGAGCTTAAGGCTTTCTGTGAAAAGAATGGTATCCAGCTTGAAGCTTGGTCGCCTCTGATGCAAGGTCAGCTGTTGGACAACCCAGTGCTCACGGCGATTGCTTCAGCCAAAGGCAAATCGGTTGCACAAGTAATCCTGCGTTGGGATCTGCAAAATGGAGTCATTACCATTCCGAAGTCCACCAAGGAACAGCGGATTATTGAGAACTCCTCCATCTTCGACTTTGAACTTTCAAATGAAGAGATGGATCAGATCAGTGCTCTGAACGAAGATGTACGCGTTGGACCTGATCCGGACAACTTCGATTTCTAA
- a CDS encoding glycosyl hydrolase family 18 protein, translating to MIHLNKHTAFKKTAKFLLGLSLLLSVIIPSFVLQPATAAAADSYKIVGYYPSWAAYGRNYNVTDIDPTKVTHINYAFADICWNGVHGNPDPSGPNPVTWTCQNEKSQTINVPNGTIVLGDPWIDTGKTFAGDTWDQPIAGNINQLNKLKQINPNLKTIISVGGWTWSNRFSDVAATAATREVFANSAVDFLRKYNFDGVDLDWEYPVSGGLDGNSKRPEDKQNYTLLLSKIREKLDAAGAVDGKKYLLTIASGASTTYAANTELANIASIVDWINIMTYDFNGAWQKVSAHNAPLNYDPAASVAGVPDANTFNVAAGAQGHLNAGVPAAKLVLGVPFYGRGWDGCAQASNGQYQICTGGSSVGTWEAGSFDFYDLETNYINKNGYTRYWNDTAKVPYLYNATNKRFISYDDAESIGYKTAYIKSKGLGGAMFWELSGDRNKTLQNKLKADLPTGGTVPPADTTAPSVPGNARSTGVTANSVTLAWNASTDNVGVTGYNVYNGANLAASVNGTTATINGLTAGTSYTFTIKAKDAAGNLSAASNAVTVSTTTQPGGDTQAPTAPTNLASTAQTASSITLSWAASTDNMGVTGYDVYNGTALATSVTGTTATISRLAADTSYTFTVKAKDAAGNVSATSNAVTVKTAAGTTNPGVSAWQANTAYTVGQLVTYSGKTYKCLQAHTSLPGWEPSNVPALWQVQ from the coding sequence ATGATACATTTAAATAAACACACTGCTTTCAAGAAAACCGCAAAGTTTCTCCTGGGTCTATCCCTGCTCTTATCTGTTATTATTCCTTCTTTTGTACTCCAACCCGCTACGGCAGCAGCTGCAGATTCTTATAAAATTGTTGGTTACTACCCGTCATGGGCTGCGTATGGGAGAAACTATAATGTAACGGATATCGACCCAACCAAAGTCACGCATATCAACTATGCTTTTGCCGATATTTGCTGGAATGGTGTTCATGGAAATCCGGACCCTTCGGGCCCTAACCCGGTGACCTGGACGTGTCAGAATGAGAAGAGCCAGACAATCAATGTACCGAATGGCACGATCGTGCTTGGCGATCCATGGATTGATACCGGCAAGACATTTGCAGGGGATACGTGGGATCAGCCCATTGCAGGCAATATCAATCAGCTGAACAAGCTGAAACAGATCAATCCTAATCTGAAGACGATCATCTCCGTCGGAGGATGGACATGGTCCAATCGCTTCTCTGATGTGGCTGCGACTGCTGCAACACGGGAGGTATTTGCGAACTCTGCCGTCGACTTCCTGCGCAAATACAATTTTGACGGGGTGGATCTGGATTGGGAGTACCCGGTATCAGGGGGACTTGATGGTAACAGCAAACGTCCGGAGGATAAGCAAAATTACACGCTGCTTCTGAGCAAAATCCGTGAGAAGCTGGATGCTGCCGGAGCTGTGGACGGCAAGAAGTATCTGCTTACGATTGCAAGCGGTGCATCGACCACCTATGCTGCGAATACAGAGCTTGCCAACATAGCTTCCATCGTCGATTGGATTAACATTATGACATACGATTTTAACGGGGCTTGGCAAAAAGTCAGCGCGCATAACGCGCCGTTGAACTATGACCCTGCGGCATCAGTTGCTGGGGTACCGGATGCCAATACATTTAATGTGGCTGCCGGAGCACAAGGGCATTTGAATGCCGGGGTACCAGCCGCCAAACTTGTGCTTGGTGTTCCATTCTATGGCCGCGGCTGGGATGGATGCGCACAGGCGAGCAATGGCCAGTATCAGATCTGTACGGGAGGTTCCTCCGTTGGAACATGGGAAGCAGGTTCCTTTGACTTCTATGATCTGGAGACCAACTACATTAACAAAAACGGGTACACACGTTACTGGAATGACACGGCCAAAGTGCCATATCTCTATAATGCAACCAACAAGCGTTTTATTAGCTATGACGATGCGGAGTCTATTGGATATAAAACCGCTTATATCAAGAGCAAAGGACTTGGCGGAGCGATGTTCTGGGAACTTAGCGGTGACCGGAACAAAACACTCCAAAATAAACTGAAAGCCGATCTGCCTACCGGAGGTACAGTGCCTCCAGCAGATACGACGGCGCCAAGCGTACCCGGTAATGCCCGTTCGACAGGCGTAACGGCAAACTCGGTGACACTGGCTTGGAATGCTTCAACGGATAATGTAGGGGTTACCGGTTATAACGTCTACAATGGTGCCAATCTTGCTGCCTCCGTCAACGGAACGACTGCAACGATCAATGGGCTTACCGCAGGGACTTCTTATACTTTCACGATCAAAGCAAAAGATGCGGCAGGTAATCTGTCTGCAGCCAGTAATGCTGTAACCGTAAGCACCACGACTCAGCCGGGAGGTGATACGCAAGCGCCAACTGCACCGACGAACCTGGCATCGACAGCGCAAACGGCATCCAGCATAACGTTGAGCTGGGCGGCATCTACGGATAACATGGGTGTAACGGGTTATGATGTGTACAATGGAACGGCTCTGGCAACATCCGTGACTGGAACGACAGCAACGATCAGCAGGCTTGCAGCGGATACCTCATATACATTTACGGTAAAAGCAAAGGATGCGGCGGGTAATGTTTCTGCTACGAGCAATGCGGTGACTGTGAAAACGGCAGCAGGAACGACAAATCCGGGCGTTTCCGCCTGGCAGGCGAATACAGCCTATACTGTAGGACAACTGGTCACGTATAGCGGCAAGACGTATAAATGTTTGCAGGCCCACACCTCCTTGCCTGGGTGGGAACCATCCAATGTCCCTGCATTGTGGCAGGTTCAATAG